From one Melospiza melodia melodia isolate bMelMel2 chromosome 4, bMelMel2.pri, whole genome shotgun sequence genomic stretch:
- the LSMEM1 gene encoding leucine-rich single-pass membrane protein 1 — MERPSLEFNLPDTHGEGKLYVVDSLNNLNKLNVCPAESQHSLDQEDNTGGAGESMAGSNAGNQRLFFVTFVLTLTVSLALVSFVIFLIFQTRNEVDQISSRLLSEKKNIEELKKLNNIILKHLNQSRIKEKPSDLRAYFFTHAELKVPGE; from the exons ATGGAGAGGCCTTCCTTGGAATTTAACCTGCCTGATACTCATGGAGAAGGAAAACTTTATGTAGTTGATTCCCTAAACAACCTAAACAAGCTAAATGTTTGTCCAGCTGAGTCCCAACATTCACTAG ACCAGGAAGACAACACGGGTGGTGCTGGAGAAAGTATGGCAGGGAGCAACGCAGGAAACCAGCGTTTGTTCTTCGTCACCTTTGTTCTTACTCTGACCGTCAGTTTGGCGCTTGTTTCATTTGTAATATTCTTAATAT TTCAAACTAGAAATGAGGTGGACCAAATATCAAGCAGACTACTATCTGAAAAGAAGAACATAGAAGAGCTGAAGAAACTTAACAATATTATATTAAAGCATCTGAATCAATCCAGAATTAAGGAAAAGCCTTCTGATCTTCGTGCTTACTTTTTCACCCATGCTGAGCTCAAAGTCCCTGGAGAATAA